The DNA sequence CGCAGCCGGCAACGGCGACCGCCGGCCCGCTCTTCGTCGACACGACGACCGACCGCTCCATCCCCACGCGGCGCGTCGTCGCGTGGGCGCTCTGGGACTGGGGAGGCGCCGCCTTCAACGCGGTGATCACGACCTTCGTCTTCACGGTGTATCTGACGGGCAGCCTGTTCGTCGAACCGTCGCTCGTCGCGGCGCGCAACGCGGAGACGGATGTGAACGGCCCGGCGCACGCAGCGGTCACGGCCGCCGAGGCACCCCTCTCCAGCGGACTCGGCTGGGGACTCGCCGTCGCCGGCATCCTTGTCGCCCTGCTCGCGCCTGTGCTCGGGCGCCGGACGGACGGATCCGGGCACCGGAAGCTCTGGCTCGGGATCAACACCGGCGCGGTGGTCGTCGCGACGGCGCTCATGTTCTTCGTCGTCGGGTCGCCGGGATACTTCCTGTTCGGGGTGATCCTGGTCTCGGTCGGGACGATCTTCTACGAGATCGCCACCGTCAACTACAACGCCATGCTCGTGCAGGTCTCGACACCGGCGACGGTCGGCCGGGTCAGCGGCCTCGGCTGGGGCGCGGGGTACCTCGGCGGCATCGTGCTCCTCCTCATCGTCTACTTCGGCATGGTCACCGATAACGCGGACGGGACCGGCGGCCTCCTGCACATCCCCCAGGAGGCGGGGCTCAACATCCGGGTCATCGCGCTCATCGCGGCGGCCTGGACGCTCGTCTTCTCGCTGCCTGTGCTCGTGGCGGTGCCGGAGATCCCCCGGGCTTCCGGTGTGAGGCGGGTCGGGTTCTTCGCCTCTTACCCCGCGCTCGCCCGTGACATCCGCGACCTCTGGCGGGCAAGCCGCAACACGGTGCTCTTCCTCATCGCCTCTGCGCT is a window from the Leifsonia sp. AG29 genome containing:
- a CDS encoding MFS transporter translates to MTRDLPGDVDGDAAAQPATATAGPLFVDTTTDRSIPTRRVVAWALWDWGGAAFNAVITTFVFTVYLTGSLFVEPSLVAARNAETDVNGPAHAAVTAAEAPLSSGLGWGLAVAGILVALLAPVLGRRTDGSGHRKLWLGINTGAVVVATALMFFVVGSPGYFLFGVILVSVGTIFYEIATVNYNAMLVQVSTPATVGRVSGLGWGAGYLGGIVLLLIVYFGMVTDNADGTGGLLHIPQEAGLNIRVIALIAAAWTLVFSLPVLVAVPEIPRASGVRRVGFFASYPALARDIRDLWRASRNTVLFLIASALFRDGLVGVFTFGGILAQGTFGFSSGQVIIFAIAANVVAGVSTILSGRLDDRFGPKPVIVTALVGLVVAGLAVFFLHAAGATAFWVFGLILCLFVGPAQSCSRTFLARVTPAGREGEVFGLYATTGRAVSFLAPLLFASFVALGGAQYWGILGIVLVLLAGLVLLLPVKAVR